TTGAAGGTGAATAACTATCTTATTATCCGGTATATCCCGATAGATTATGGCACCAGAGCCCACTGAAGAATTTAAACCGATGGTCACTCCTGGATTGAAACTGGAATTAATACCAGTTTTAACTCCATCAGCGAATATGACACCCATTTTACGCCTTCCACTATTGATTCTTTTTCCTTTAACTGTTACTTTTACCCCTTCATCATCAAAACGGAGGTTAGCAATGTTGGTACCGGCAGCAAGGTTACAACGAGCCCCTATTATGGAGTCACCAACATACGAAAGGTGGTTGACATTTGTTCCGTCCATAATAATTGAGTTTTTAATTTCAACTGCATTTCCAACGTTAACATCATTACAGATGGAAGTGTGTTTACGCAGGAATGTATTGGGGCCAATGTCACAGTTTTCTCCAATGTAAACCGGGCCCATTATATAGGTTCCGGAACGGATAATACTCCCTTTTTTGATTATTACCGGGCCGTGAATAGTAACGCCAGGTTCAATCTCACCATCAATCTGATTTTCGGATGCTTCTAAGTAATGTTCGTTTAATTCCAGGAATTCCCAGGGACGTCCCACATCGATCCATTTATCCTGAGACACCAGACCTAAAACCATTTTACCTTCTTTGATCTGGATTTTAAGGGAATCTGTTATCTCATATTCTCCTCGTTCAGATTTCCCGGTTTTTTCAATAGCCTGAAAAATACTGGGGTCAAAAAGATAGATTCCTGCGTTTATAAGATTACTGGGAGCCTCACCGGGGTTTGGTTTTTCTACAATGTCCTTTATACAATCCCCTTCCAGTTCCACCACTCCAAAAGAAGAAGGATCATCAACTTCGGTGAGAACCAGAATGGATTGTGCTTGGGACCTGTGATATTTATCCATTAAACTTTTTATTAGCTCATTTTCCAGGATTATATCTCCATTGGTAACGATGATGGCATCTTTATCGTCTCTTGCAACATTTGCAACCTGTCCTATGGCGTGGGCAGTTCCCAGACGTTCTTCCTGGGTTACATAGGTGATGTTAACTCCCAAATATTCTCCATCCTTAAAGTGTTCCATCACGGCTTCTTTCTGGTAACCCACTATCATGGTGATGTCTTTTATCCCCGCATCCCGTAGTGCTTCTACATTATACTCCAAGAGAGGTTTCCCACCTACAGGGAGCATTGTTTTTGGTCGGGTGAGTGTTAAGGGTCGCATCCGTGTCCCTTCACCTGCTGTAAGTATAACCGCTCTCATTTGAACTCCTCTTTAACATTCTATATTCACATTGAAATATGAAACTCCACATATTTTAAGATTTTATAAAAAGTAAGATTTTATAAGAAATCATGGATGAACTTTGCTGCCTTTTCATGTATAATCCGTGCTTTATCCTCTGTTTTTCCCTCTAAAGTTATCCGGATGAATGACTCAGTTCCCGAAGGCCTTACCAGAACCCAGCTACCATCAGTGAATGATATTCTAACTCCATCTTTAAGGTTAATATTTACCACATCTTCATAAATCAAGGAGAGTTCAGTCTCAGCTTTACGCATAATGGGATCCTTTTGATCTTCCTGGCAGTCAATTTTATCTCTTATGGTGGGATAACTGGGAATATCGTCCAGGAGTTTGGATAAGGGTCCTTTATTTTGAACTAATTCAATTACCCTTAGGGCGGATAATATCCCATCAGGACACATACAGAACTGGGGGTGTAGCCATGTGCCAGAGGGTTCACCGCCAAAGTTTGCACCGATTGTGTGGATCATCTCTGCCACATGCACGTCACCCACCTTTGTTCTTTCCACTGTGCCCCCAACTTCTTCCAGGGTACGGTCAATACAGGCTGAGGCATCCACTGTGGTAACCACACAGCCACCTATTTCTGCTGATACCAGGGCTAATAGTTTGTCAAAATCTGCCATTCTACCCTCGTCGTCCACTGCTATCATGCGGTCAGCATCACCATCATGGGCTATTCCTAAATCTGCGCCAGTGACCTTCACCACCTTCATCAGCTCCTGTAGGTTTGCTTCGGATGGTTCGGGCTTCCTTCCCGGGAAAAAACCATCTGGCTGAGCATTTAAACTCACCACCCTACAACCGGCCTTTCTGAGAATGAGTGGAGATAAGTGGGATGCAGCACCATTAGCACAATCAACAATTACTTTCAAACCGGGCTTAATATTCATCAATTCAAGGAGATCTTCAATATAATCATTCACAACCGGACTTATATCTGTGATTTTACCGATATCTTCCCATGATGCTTTATAAAAATTATTTTCATGGATTATTTTCTCGATGGTCCGTTCCTGTTCCTGTAGATATGCCATTCCATCCGGATTCCATAGTTTAATCCCATTATCTGGTGAAGGATTATGGGATGCGGTGATCATCACTCCGGCATCTGCATTTAATTTCATGGTGGCGTAGCCTACCACTGGTGTGGGGACCATTCCTACACTCAGGACATGACAGCCGCCCTGCAGGATCCCGGCACTGACCGCTCTTTCCAGCATCAGGTTGGAAGTTCGAGTGTCATATCCCACCACCACTTCATGTCCTTTACCGAGGTAGGTGGAGATGGCTTTTCCAACATTCAGTGCCAGTTCAGGGGTTATTTCTTCTGCTATTTTCCCCCGTATCCCGGAGGTACCGAAGAGTTTGGGAATCTCATGTTCCATGATTTACGCTCCAAATTTGGTGGATCGGTTCATGAGATCCATAAGTATGTTCATGATATCGCTGCCTCTTATTCTAGAAAGACCACCACTGGCAGCAGCTCGCTCATTGAACTGGGTAACCTGGTCCACCCTCACACCAGGACCTTTAATCACTAAGGGAACCGGGTCTCCGGTGTGATCCATCACTGAGATGGGAGTGGAATGATCAGCAGTAAGGATGAAGTAAACATCTTCCAGTTCCATTACCCTACCAATTACATCATCAACTTTTTCAATAAATTCAACCT
Above is a genomic segment from Methanobacterium sp. containing:
- the glmU gene encoding bifunctional sugar-1-phosphate nucleotidylyltransferase/acetyltransferase, whose amino-acid sequence is MRAVILTAGEGTRMRPLTLTRPKTMLPVGGKPLLEYNVEALRDAGIKDITMIVGYQKEAVMEHFKDGEYLGVNITYVTQEERLGTAHAIGQVANVARDDKDAIIVTNGDIILENELIKSLMDKYHRSQAQSILVLTEVDDPSSFGVVELEGDCIKDIVEKPNPGEAPSNLINAGIYLFDPSIFQAIEKTGKSERGEYEITDSLKIQIKEGKMVLGLVSQDKWIDVGRPWEFLELNEHYLEASENQIDGEIEPGVTIHGPVIIKKGSIIRSGTYIMGPVYIGENCDIGPNTFLRKHTSICNDVNVGNAVEIKNSIIMDGTNVNHLSYVGDSIIGARCNLAAGTNIANLRFDDEGVKVTVKGKRINSGRRKMGVIFADGVKTGINSSFNPGVTIGLNSSVGSGAIIYRDIPDNKIVIHLQKQEMMDKK
- the glmM gene encoding phosphoglucosamine mutase; amino-acid sequence: MEHEIPKLFGTSGIRGKIAEEITPELALNVGKAISTYLGKGHEVVVGYDTRTSNLMLERAVSAGILQGGCHVLSVGMVPTPVVGYATMKLNADAGVMITASHNPSPDNGIKLWNPDGMAYLQEQERTIEKIIHENNFYKASWEDIGKITDISPVVNDYIEDLLELMNIKPGLKVIVDCANGAASHLSPLILRKAGCRVVSLNAQPDGFFPGRKPEPSEANLQELMKVVKVTGADLGIAHDGDADRMIAVDDEGRMADFDKLLALVSAEIGGCVVTTVDASACIDRTLEEVGGTVERTKVGDVHVAEMIHTIGANFGGEPSGTWLHPQFCMCPDGILSALRVIELVQNKGPLSKLLDDIPSYPTIRDKIDCQEDQKDPIMRKAETELSLIYEDVVNINLKDGVRISFTDGSWVLVRPSGTESFIRITLEGKTEDKARIIHEKAAKFIHDFL